Proteins encoded within one genomic window of Polaribacter sp. NJDZ03:
- a CDS encoding RNA polymerase sigma factor, which produces MKTSISYYQSKSEYRLFVTKSFSSLVKLKKEDNQTDFNQLVLKILPEIRNYVNQRLNTAIKKGHFSKKKYKADDIIDQLFITIYDTIDEVENEGNFYLWLFKKTNDLLEDVIVEEEFNELFFKNIDDYSKPEWDELQEEFSTDGGGDLVLLEELDDATYNHNDYSLDHVFVEDDEKDLADKLDTQLGEDKVNEHIALVLHNMPAAMRIVFYLFTNQKLKIEEIAEIQKKSIPEIEKLLSDAKKAIQRSLFNRYSVDR; this is translated from the coding sequence ATGAAAACAAGCATTTCTTATTACCAAAGCAAAAGTGAGTATCGTCTTTTTGTAACAAAATCATTTTCTAGTTTGGTAAAACTAAAAAAGGAAGATAATCAAACCGATTTTAATCAATTAGTTTTAAAAATTTTGCCAGAAATTAGAAATTATGTAAATCAAAGATTGAATACAGCGATAAAAAAAGGTCATTTTTCTAAAAAGAAATACAAAGCAGATGATATTATAGATCAACTTTTTATCACAATTTACGATACGATTGATGAGGTAGAAAATGAAGGTAATTTCTATTTATGGTTGTTTAAAAAAACAAATGATTTACTAGAGGATGTTATTGTTGAAGAAGAGTTTAATGAATTGTTTTTTAAAAACATTGATGATTATTCCAAGCCAGAATGGGATGAACTACAGGAAGAATTTAGTACAGATGGAGGAGGAGATTTAGTGTTGCTAGAAGAGTTAGATGATGCAACTTATAACCATAATGATTATAGCTTAGACCATGTATTTGTAGAGGATGATGAGAAAGATTTAGCTGATAAATTAGATACGCAGTTAGGTGAAGACAAAGTGAACGAACATATAGCATTAGTGCTGCACAATATGCCTGCTGCTATGCGAATTGTTTTCTATTTGTTTACAAATCAAAAATTAAAAATAGAGGAAATTGCAGAAATACAGAAAAAATCGATTCCTGAAATTGAAAAACTTCTAAGTGATGCTAAAAAAGCAATACAAAGAAGTTTGTTTAATAGATATTCTGTCGATCGTTAA
- a CDS encoding KTSC domain-containing protein, translated as MKRIKEYKKLFRVEGAIDLKDLKKSYRGLVKEWHPDKFTDDSKKEEADLMSTQIIDGYHFLVSIAPETKAANLDAYKTTITEFQVADWHHKSMLLEVTFTDGNKYEYFGVSKILFGKFVNAKSMNNFGKRNIFNSFTYRKSMKASATV; from the coding sequence ATGAAACGTATTAAAGAATATAAAAAACTTTTTAGAGTAGAAGGAGCTATTGATTTAAAAGATTTAAAAAAATCTTATAGAGGTTTAGTAAAGGAATGGCATCCAGATAAATTTACTGATGACTCTAAAAAAGAGGAAGCAGATCTAATGAGTACTCAAATTATAGATGGGTATCATTTCTTAGTTAGTATCGCTCCAGAAACAAAAGCAGCTAATTTAGATGCTTACAAAACAACTATAACAGAATTTCAAGTTGCAGACTGGCATCATAAAAGTATGTTATTAGAAGTTACTTTTACAGACGGAAATAAATACGAATACTTTGGTGTTAGTAAAATACTTTTTGGAAAATTTGTAAACGCAAAATCTATGAACAATTTTGGTAAAAGAAATATTTTTAATTCTTTTACATACAGAAAATCTATGAAAGCTTCTGCTACTGTTTAA